In Besnoitia besnoiti strain Bb-Ger1 chromosome IX, whole genome shotgun sequence, a single genomic region encodes these proteins:
- a CDS encoding hypothetical protein (encoded by transcript BESB_014850) translates to MPPPSQSPGSSASVASPLFLSSSSFYSSSFSSLRPASPGARQSSTRAPSARFCAASLSSTVVSSPFASSPVASSPSSPSFVQLSDAGARLWATGEGRRRWVSRGRSRGVVSLLFLLVCLLQAPRPDAGSRLRFAMSSPSVRLEACSAASSSQAAFRCLRPFLGSRELSGCFSRAQPLATASAFSPSSPSQRIFSPHASASLSLYSAPLCSSRFPLAADFSSRSRYTGPSRLTRDDAPLPRGGERCSRSNLFPLPLQPLSSLCLSSSSFICLFSSSFSYPHSFSSSDSRTQRSSSPAGVPPAPSGSAAPFASRPPSLSSSLHAPSVAGGCGRRDLFGPLPRSRSASSAFFALPSVSSSLPAHLRGLASLLSRLLLQRESPEKASLLSHVGAFSSSARDLQRVGTLFSSPSCKSLLSRARRRRSLLSVPFASLLRSCGSVLFNRLSLFSRLLSLSAGVLSSRLRASASLVSASLSPSALLRAPTSLMPPLPPLAPALRLLMVLAFACDSFLFGGSLSATCAFDMRKELARWERGGFFSNFFGFFGRAVRAGLVHANALHLFVNVRSISRVFPSCERLCYEVLFGAAAPASSSSSASGSPAAADARGEDACARWCWWDEGERKGAGQRAAGRRGPGFGERGWLARATLLSLFFSGIAAGNGVSLLLRRWWAAVEWTVQKHTREEARQRRFWGGKVSQEELWGETEGVPRCAPPRKNLDAWARQRRLEKLRKARRRRDSEAGAAAREGPGDSLVEREEASDRDLLNDDDEDEEEAQDSEHAKDRSWCVRTLGCSAGVCSLLGVLVGSARIPSATKRTLGGQLLKRMLTEVFAPVGSSGLDEPGHLGGFLFGYLVAGLLGW, encoded by the coding sequence ATGCCCCCCCCTTCACAGTCGCCTGGCTCTTCTGCCTCGGTTGCCTCACCGTtgttcctctcttcttcttcgttttattcttcttctttctcatCCTTgcgccctgcgtctcctggcGCGCGGCAGTCTTCCACTCGTGCTCCTTCGgcgcgtttctgcgccgcatctctctcttcgaCTGTTGTTTCTTCGCCGTTTGCTTCTTCACCAGTCGCTTCTTCCCCGTCTTCTCCGTCATTTGTTCAGTTGTCGGACGCGGGAGCGCGTCTCTGGGCGACTggcgaggggcggcggcggtgggTTTCTCGAGGTCGCTCAAGGGGCGTGGTGTCTCtgctctttcttctcgtctgtctccttcaGGCCCCTCGCCCAGATGCCGGTTCGCGACTGCGGTTCGCTATGTCCTCTCCATCGGTTCGGCTGGAGGCTTGCTCGgcagcgtcttcctcgcaggCCGCCTTCCGCTGTCTAAGACCTTTTCTCGGCTCCCGCGAGTTAAGCggctgcttctctcgcgcgcagcctctcgccactgcgtctgccttctctccttcttctccttctcagcGTATCTTCTCGCCTCAtgcgtccgcctcgctgtctctgtaTTCGGCGCCGCTTTGCTCTTCAAGGTTTCCTCTTGCTGCGGATTTTTCCTCCCGGTCGAGATATACGGGCCCCAGCCGGCTGACGCGCGACGATGCGCCGCTCCCGCGAGGTGGCGAGCGTTGTTCGCGCTCCAATCTTTTTCCACTGCCTCTTCAGCCGTTGTCGTCTCTGTGTCTGTCATCGTCTTCCTTcatctgtctcttctcttcttcgttttcttaTCCTCATTCTTTCTCAAGTTCGGACTCCCGCACACAGCGAtcgtcttcgcctgcaggcgtgcCTCCAGCGCCCTCCGGCTCGGCCGCTCCTTTCGCTTCGAGGCCtccgtctctttcttcttctctgcatgcgccttcaGTCGCGGGAGGCTGTGGGCGGCGTGACCTCTTCGGGCCTCTGCCGAGGAGTCGGAgtgcctcttctgcgtttttcgcgctgccgtctgtttcgtcctcgcttcctgcgcACCTACGCGGCCTCGCTTCGCTTTTGTCacggcttcttcttcagcgcgaGTCTCCTGAGAAGGCCTCGCTATTGTCGCACGTCGgcgctttctcttcttccgcgcgtgATCTGCAGCGCGTGGGCACGTTGTTTTCCTCTCCGAGCTGCAAGTcgctcctctcccgcgcgcgtcgtcgaagATCTCTCTTGTCTGTTCCTTTCGCGtccctcctccgctcctGTGGCTCAGTCTTGTTCaatcgcctctctctgttctcacggcttctctctctgtccgcCGGCGTGTTGTcttcgcgcctgcgggcctctgcgtctctcgtctctgcatctctgtctccctccgctcTGTTGCGGGCGCCCACGTCCCTcatgccgccgctgccgccgctggcacccgcgctgcggcttcttATGGTTCTCGCGTTTGCGTGTGATTCTTTTCTCTTTGGCGGGTCGCTCTCCGCCACGTGTGCGTTCGACATGAGGAAGGAGCTGGCGCGGTGGGAGCGCGGCGGATTTTTTTCGAATTTTTTCGGATTTTTCGGCCGCGCtgtccgcgccggcctcgtccACGCGAACGCCCTCCACCTCTTTGTGAACGTGCGCAGCATCTCGCGCGTGTTCCCCAGCTGCGAGCGCCTCTGCTACGAAGtgctcttcggcgccgccgctcccgcctcctcctcgtcttccgcgtctgggtctcctgcggcggcggacgcgcgaggcgaggacgcctgcgcgcgctggtGCTGGTGGGATGAGGGAGAGCGGAAGGGGGCAGGGCAGAGGGCAgccggtcgccgcggacCGGGGTTCGGGGAGCGCGGatggctggcgcgcgcgacgctgctTTCGCTGTTTTTCTCCGGCATCGCGGCGGGGAACGGggtctctcttctgctcaGGCGCTGGTGGGCGGCTGTCGAGTGGACGGTGCAGAAGCAtacgcgcgaggaggcgcggcagcgccgcttcTGGGGCGGCAAAGTCTCGCAGGAGGAGCTTTGGGGAGAGACGGAGGGCGTGCCGcgctgtgcgccgccgcggaagaatCTTGACGCCtgggcgcgccagcggcgtctcgagaagctgcgaaaggcgcggcggaggcgcgactcggaggcgggcgctgccgcgcgcgagggaccCGGAGACAGCCTCgtcgagagggaggaggcgagcgaccggGACCTCCTcaacgacgacgacgaagacgaagaagaggcacaGGACTCTGAGCACGCGAAAGACCGCTCCTGGTGCGTACGCACgctcggctgcagcgccggagTGTGCTCGCTCCTCGGGGTCCTCGTGGGCAGCGCGCGGATTCCCTCGGCAACCAAGAGGACGCTTGGCGGGCAACTGCTCAAGCGGATGCTGACCGAAGTCTTCGCGCCAGTCGGCTCCAGCGGCCTCGACGAACCTGGGCACCTGGGCGGGTTCCTCTTCGGCTACCTCGTCGCAGGCCTTCTGGGCTGGTGA
- a CDS encoding RNA polymerase-associated protein RTF1 (encoded by transcript BESB_014840), with translation MKPTSSAAPGRGRYSQQRGRLSASSRASADEGKGSADASLSGRRARQAEDRGAVGSAGEFNPDFLYKDEQDREALESMNEFEREAELARRYEELVRERQRKELLRRRDKDKKSKAGRLGDALSDIRARRARQKQQQRPTSEDEEEEEGEVSGSRKDGSEEMSASSSSSSSSSEDEEEEEGERKKRLSTRCAASSGVVAPGAGVSAIADAALGSAAATAGTLLEPDRPVGAAGGLAQDAGAVAGEVFGEDPALAGRRKGGVGARAGREDEKNEQTVAQQRTLLEEDGRADDLFDEDRMDSDEARRKETSRRMLQKISLDLLNSVRLSTERLLHMLEHPQAEKFVRGCFVKVPQPASARAAGLGGEPPFGWVCQIVGLRPCETYLVPLDRAFFASPGKDGACRKGEGTPCNVLLLLRVAPRAAAKFDREFSLVDLLNSPVTPAEYEEWKKKLQEFDSVEDLSKKLRAKMQQLKEFTFTDEDVQAILAKKQQDAASGAFLTTTGNLLKQLMSIKHEMDSLNASLSSVSTASASRRELKEKLQALVSRKAEVELRLAKSKAASGRAAHASLMHQFNMEKRRENLANFIRQDANRSMRRGAAAAAQDDEARRKRSRSEPRDEQGDAERLRGREDSRQRAETRGAPSVSPGRLRESSMDRGGLSSQDLPIDPEARKRSTSPSPSQPRGGAFSPAASACPQSSAAWQFLLHGSPREQRAWVRDTVQRHRQAGPLHLDTSAIPPPRAHASIVALLSPAPPPPADALLISLEEYKQQVAQLANMQLAG, from the exons ATGAAGCCGacttcgtctgcggcgccggggcgCGGCCGCTACAGCCAGCAGCGTGGGCggctgtctgcctcctcgcgggctTCTGCCGATGAAGGAAAGGGATCCGCGGACGCGTCTCTttctgggcgccgcgcgcgccaggcggaAGACAGGGGCGCCgtgggctccgccggcgagttCAACCCCGACTTCCTCTACAAAGATGAGCAAGACAGAGAA gcgctggagagcaTGAATGAGTTCGAGCGAGAAGCCGAACTCGCGAGGCGGTATGAGGAACtcgtccgcgagcgccagcggaaggagctgctgcggcggcgcgataAGGACAAGAAAAGCAAAGCAG GGCGCCTGGGAGATGCTCTCAGCGACATCCGTGCTAGGCGAGCACGGCAgaaacagcagcagcggccaa caagcgaagacgaggaagaagaggagggagaagtCTCTGGGAGTCGGAAggacggcagcgaagagatgagtgcttcgtcttcttcgtcgtcctcctcctctgaagatgaggaagaagaggaaggcgagagaaagaagcgcCTCTCGACGCGCTGTGCGGCCTCCAGCGGGGTCGTAGcccccggcgcgggcgtctccgcgattgccgacgccgccttgggctcggctgccgcgaccgcggggaCACTTTTGGAGCCCGACCGCCCGGTCGGTGCCGCCGGCGGTCTCGCCCAAGATGCCGGAGCGGTCGCAGGCGAGGTTTTCGGCGAAGACCCGGCCCTCGCGGGAAGACGAAAaggcggcgtgggcgcgcgagctggcAGAGAGGATGAAAAGAACGAGCAGACCGTGGCGCAGCAG cggacgctgctggaggaggacggccgcgcagacgacTTGTTCGACGAGGATCGCATggacagcgacgaggcgcggcggaaggagacgTCGCGGCGCATGCTGCAGAAGATTTCGTTGGATCTGCTTAACAGCGTGCGGCTCTCTAccgagcggctgctgcacaTGCTTGAGCAtccgcaggcggagaagttcgtccgcggctgcttcgtGAAGGTTCCTcagccggcgtctgcgcgcgccgcaggccttgGCGGCGAGCCACCTTTCGGTTGGGTGTGTCAAATCGTCGGTCTGCGACCCTGCGAGACGTACTTGGTCCCCTTGGaccgcgccttcttcgcgtcgcccggGAAGgacggcgcatgcagaaaggGCGAAGGCACGCCGTGCAACGTcctgcttctcctccgcgtcgccccgcgTGCCGCCGCCAAGTTCGACCGCGAATTTTCCCTCGTTGACCTGCTCAACAGCCCCGTGACCCCCGCCGAGTACGAGGAGtggaaaaaaaaactccAGGAGTTCGACTCCGTCGAGGACCTCTCCAAGAAACTCCGAGCGAAGATGCAGCAGCTCAAAGAG TTCACTTTCACAGACGAGGACGTGCAAGCTATTTtggcgaagaagcagcaggaCGCGGCTTCGGGCGCGTTTCTGACCACAACGGGCAATCTGTTGAAGCAGCTCATGTCGATTAAGCACGAGATGGATTCGCTGAacgcgtcgctgtcgagTGTGTCCACGGCGagtgcgtcgcggcgcgagtTGAAGGAGAAGCTGCAGGCTCTAGTCAGCCGGAAGGCGGAAGTTGAGCTGCGGCTGGCAAAGAGCAAAGCCGCCTCGGGGCGggctgcgcacgcgtcgcTGATGCACCAGTTCAACATGGAGAAACGCCGCGAGAATCTCGCGAACTTCATTCGACAGGATGCCAACCGGTCCATGCGCaggggcgcggccgctgccgcgcaggacgatgaggcgcggaggaagcgcagccgcagcgagccaCGCGATGAGCAGGgtgacgcagagagactccgcggccgcgaagatTCCCGACAAAGAGCGGAAACCCGAGGCGCCCCTAGTGTCTCGCCAGGTCGTCTCAGAG AGAGCTCCATGGACCGCGGCGGGCTGTCGTCGCAAGATCTGCCCATAGATCCGGAGGCCCGGAAGCGCAGCACGAGTCCCTCGCCGtctcagccgcgcggcggcgccttttCGCCGGCTGCGTCCGCCTGTCCGCAGTCGAGCGCCGCCTGGCAGTTTCTACTGCACGGATCGCCCAGGGAGCAGCGTGCCTGGGTTCGAGACACGGTTCAA CGTCATCGTCAGGCTGGCCCTCTGCACCTAGACACCAGCGCcattccgccgccgcgcgcgcatgcgtcgatcgtcgcccttctctctccagccccgcctccgcctgcggacgCACTTTTGATTTCACTCGAGGAGTACAAACAGCAGgttgcgcagctcgccaaCATGCAGCTGGCTGGCtga
- a CDS encoding putative 2-oxoglutarate dehydrogenase e1 component (encoded by transcript BESB_014830), which yields MRSLRPFAASTRGRAEPSSGRAAPLSLSPLLRPAASLASLPRAAPLFPSQRRRLFSSLGAAAPRREGRLAFRSAVARAFSSRAAAADASLASESFLTGTSAPYVEQMYRAWQKDPAAVHASWNAYFTNVAKNLPAGASFCLPPQGEALSSPGSAVPNGTPYIASAPGSLPAGASFVTPESLPVSSQQSVHDTSRLIQMIRGYQMRGHELASVNPLALPQEAPFVSSVRGRYPAGKLDFETYGFTQADLDKVYDCRVDGMCGFLSPELPPRPLRQIIKRLEEAYCSTIGVEYMHIGDRNVCNFIRQWIETPTKYVFSAEMKKKILARTARAQMFENFCGQKFSTSKRFGLDGCETMIVAMKALTKKAAREGVNSVVIGMPHRGRLNVLVNVLHKPMQQLLSEFLGVTSYSSASWGNSGDVKYHLGVEFDHFDADAQRYIHMGVLANPSHLEAVDPLVIGQARAQQYYSEDGDGTKVLPIILHGDASLAGQGVVYETLQMSQLPNYRVGGAIHIVVNNQVGFTTNPVDSGSGRYCTDIAKALDAPVFHVNADDPEAVTFVSEMALEYRQRFKGDVFIDIVGYRRLGHNELDMPKFTQPRMYNLIAKKKTVFELYADKLKNEGVVDEADLQRLKQNILAFYNAEYEKCRDFLPRQQYEYSPQWKHLLRPDVPAAPQLTGVPLERLRELGTRIFTLPANFNVHPTVGKIFKERLNAIQAAPDQNLIDFGTAENLCYATLLSDGFHVRIAGQDVQRGTFSHRHAVLHDQTTFEPYSIFDALSQYGFPHKIQIANSLLSEYAAMGYELGYSLEHPDSLCIWEAQFGDFANGAQIIIDQFIASGEVKWNKQTGIVVMLPHGYDGQGPEHSSGRIERILQLCDDREDVIHQENWELEKSSIIQQHNLQVIVPSTPANTFHALRRQVHREFRKPLIIFSPKRMLKMRAAMCTLNQLNEGTRFRRYIPDKTAEPEKVTRLIACSGQVYYDLIAGREKIKNGDPGKTEVAPGDKIAIARVEQLSPFPFDLFIQDLQRYPNLKSVVWAQEEPMNQGAWFYTSKRIESSLRHLGYPNEIRAPIYAGRDVCAATAVGDKKLHDEELAQLLDDALDLNRTTHSYLEKYINEQDK from the exons ATGCGGAGTCTTCGccccttcgcggcctcgactcgcggtcgcgccgagCCGtccagcgggcgcgcggcgcccctgtcgctctctccgcttctgcgtcctgctgcttctctcgcgtcgctgccgcgtgctgcgcctctgtttccctcgcagcgcaggagactcttctcctcgctcggcgcggctgcgccgcggcgcgaaggccggcTGGCGTTTCGctcggcggtcgcgcgcgccttctcctcgcgggcggcggcggcggacgcctcgctcgcctccgagTCCTTCTTGACCGGCACGAGTGCGCCGTATGTCGAGCAGATGTATCGCGCCTGGCAGAAGGATCCTGCGGCGGTCCACGCGTCGTGGAACGCATACTTCACCAACGTGGCGAAGAACTTGCCTGCGGGCGCTTCCTTCTGCTTGCCtccgcagggcgaggcgctgtcgtcgccggGGAGCGCGGTGCCTAACGGCACGCCTTACATCGCGAGCGCGCCAGGGTCGCTAcctgcgggcgcgtcgtTCGTGACCCCAGAGTCACTGCCGGTCTCGTCGCAGCAGAGCGTGCACGACACCAGTCGGCTGATTCAAATGATTCGCGGCTACCAAATGCGAGGGCACGAGCTCGCCTCGGTCAATCCGCTGGCGCTGCCACAGGAGGCGCCGTTCGTCTCGAGCGTCCGCGGGCGCTACCCGGCGGGGAAGCTGGACTTCGAGACTTACGGCTTCACGCAGGCGGACTTGGACAAGGTCTACGACTGCCGCGTAGACGGCATGTGCGGCTTTCTTTCCCcggagctgccgccgcgcccgctgcggcaaATCATCAAgcggctggaggaggcgtACTGCAGCACGATCGGCGTCGAGTATATGCACATTGGCGACCGCAACGTCTGCAACTTCATCCGGCAGTGGATCGAGACGCCGACAAAGTACGTGTTCTCCGcggagatgaagaagaagatcctcgcgcggacggcgcgcgcgcagatgtTTGAGAACTTTTGCGGACAAAAGTTCAGCACGAGCAAGCGCTTCGGGTTGGACGGCTGCGAGACTATGATTGTGGCGATGAAGGCGCtgacgaagaaggccgcgcgcgagggcgtcaACAGCGTGGTGATCGGCATGCCGCACCGCGGCCGGCTGAACGTGCTGGTGAACGTTCTGCACAAAccgatgcagcagctgctgtcgGAGTTCCTGGGCGTCACTTCGtactcctccgcgtcgtggGGCAACTCGGGCGACGTCAAGTATCACCTCGGCGTCGAGTTCGACCACttcgacgcggacgcgcagcgctACATCCACATGGGGGTTCTGGCGAATCCGTCGCACCTCGAGGCAGTGGATCCTCTCGTCATcgggcaggcgcgcgcgcagcagtaCTACTCGGAGGACGGAGACGGCACGAAGGTGTTGCCGATTATTCTGcacggcgacgcctcgctcgcAGGCCAGGGCGTCGTCTACGAGACGCTGCAGATGTCGCAGCTGCCCAACTACCGCGTCGGAGGCGCGATTCACATTGTCGTCAACAACCAGGTCGGCTTCACGACGAACCCCGTCGActccggcagcggcagatACTGCACAGACATCGCCAAGGCCCTCGACGCGCCCGTCTTCCACGTGAACGCCGACGACCCCGAGGCTGTGACCTTTGTCAGCGAAATGGCGCTCGAGTACCGGCAGCGATTCAAGGGCGACGTCTTCATCGACATCGTCGGATACCGCCGCCTCGGTCACAACGAACTCGACATGCCCAAATTCACTCAACCCAGAATGTATAACCTCATCGCCAAAAAGAAAACCGTCTTTGAACTCTACGCAGACAAACTCAAAAACGAG GGTGTCGTCGATGAGGCGGATCTCCAGCGCCTGAAGCAAAACATCCTTGCGTTCTACAACGCGGAATACGAAAAATGTAGAGACTTCCTCCCTCGTCAGCAG TACGAATACTCGCCGCAGTGGAAGCATCTGCTGCGTCCCGACGTgcctgcagctccgcagTTGACTG GTGTGCCTCTGGAGCGTCTGCGGGAGTTGGGCACGAGGATTTTCACTCTGCCTGCGAACTTCAACGTGCATCCAACAGTTGGAAAGATCTTCAAGGAGAGACTGAACGCGATCCAGGCTGCGCCTGACCAGAACTTAATCGACTTTGGCACTGCGGAAAACCTCTGCTACGCGACGCTCCTCTCCGACGGCTTCCAC gtgCGCATTGCAGGCCAGGACGTGCAGCGAGGCACCTTCTCGCATCGGCACGCGGTGCTGCATGATCAGACGACGTTTGAGCCCTACTCGATTTTCGATGCCCTGAGCCAATACGGCTTCCCTCACAAGATTCAAATCGCAAACTCGCTCCTCTCGGAGTATGCTG CGATGGGCTACGAGCTCGGCTACTCGCTGGAGCACCCCGATTCGCTTTGCATCTGGGAGGCGCAATTCGGCGACTTCGCGAACGGCGCCCAGATCATCATTGACCAGTTCATCGCCAGCGGAGAAGTCAAATGGAACAAACAAACAG GCATTGTGGTGATGCTGCCGCACGGCTACGACGGGCAGGGCCCCGAGCACTCTTCGGGCCGCATTGAGAGAATTCTTCAGCTCTGCGACGACCGCGAGGACGTCATCCATCAAGAAAACTGGGAACTGGAGAAATCTAGCATCATCCAGCAGCACAACTTGCAG GTCATCGTCCCCAGCACGCCCGCGAACACCTtccacgcgctgcgccggcaggTGCACCGCGAGTTCCGCAAACCGCTCATCATTTTCTCTCCCAAGCGAATGCTTAAGATGAGAGCGGCGATGTGCACACTGAACCAGCTCAACGAAGGCACGCGCTTCAGAAG ATACATTCCGGATAAGACTGCCGAGCCCGAGAAGGTGACGCGGCTCATCGCGTGCAGCGGTCAAGTCTACTACGACCTCATCGCCGGAAGAGAAAAAATCAAGAATGGAGATCCCGGCAAGACGGAGGTCGCTCCTG GCGACAAAATCGCGATTGCGCGAGTGGAGCAGCTCTCGCCCTTCCCGTTTGACCTCTTCATCCAGGATCTGCAGCGCTACCCGAACCTGAAGTCGGTCGTCTGGGCACAGGAGGAGCCGATGAACCAAG GCGCGTGGTTTTACACCTCGAAGCGCATCGAGTCTTCACTGCGGCATCTGGGCTACCCGAATGAGATCCGCGCGCCGATCTACGCCGGCCGCGacgtctgcgcggcgacggccgtcGGCGACAAGAAGCTACACGACGAAGAActggcgcagctcctcgacgACGCACTGGATCTTAATCGCACTACGCATTCCTACCTCGAAAAATACATAAACGAACAGGACAAATAA
- a CDS encoding hypothetical protein (encoded by transcript BESB_014820), with product MAFSYFAEAEGPVAGGRWSRRLPGQDGEDDKRKVKKRTSRGSPSEKSPVVPAGVGEGNFAALRGAAPARRASVLSPSSGGSSPRAAAEAAPAPEAGFGSRGEGRGAGEKGRKAHAKDAARLGSKKAATGSAGASSAGLAEVAASLSPELETKESGVSRARSTDEALKAKKRGDRGRDTREKEGSDGSADGRREGKKAECGSAAAGTKTAKAKRRKGEKKGEKGKENVPKNEGLSQPPSPAPPSLSVPNTSCSPVQPASLLPAEGTCRTTSRLIALLRQKSLSFSSLHSPSSLSSSPASSPLPTALALSRSSPSLSGEEAALQERHREKGNRLLALLKRQGEKNGKGQATFLSSSSVPALHASASFPSVHRASLPLLSSSFHPAPLAHRDSRSAEGFCGERSWRESTPPTRAQARAASGVLAPAFPLPEAFLSPGALPPFRPPTPGGETACVSAPARPCEAPARGNPEGRGTARKGDGAGFQRPKEKTRVLLAAKEPRTKPGVGAFPPFPPAPTFGLSAPGTFALPVFMRPPDPSQVPVPCAFLGAGCGQSAKGDADAAERLRQPSPEKPRRVVCALA from the coding sequence ATGGCGTTTTCATATTTTGCCGAGGCAGAGGGCCCGGTGGCTGGCGGGAGGTGGAGCCGCAGGCTCCCGGGCcaagacggcgaggacgacaaGAGGAAagtgaagaagagaacgagcAGAGGGTCACCTTCCGAGAAATCCCCCGTGGTGCCTGCAGGGGTGGGAGAGGGAAACTTCGCAGCCCTGCGTGGCGCtgcccctgcgcgccgcgcgtcggtgctttctccctcttctggtgggtcgtcgccgcgagcggcggcggaggccgcgcctgcgcccgaggCCGGCTTTGGGTCGCGAGgtgaggggaggggggcgggcgagaaAGGCAGGAAGGCGCATgcgaaggacgcggcgcggctggggAGCAAGAAAGCCGCGACGGGCTcagcaggcgcctcttcggcggGACTTGCCGAGGTCGCggcatctctctctcccgagCTTGAGACGAAAGAAAGTGGAGTGAGCCGGGCGCGCTCCACCGATGAGGCcttgaaggcgaagaagcgaggagacagaggccgcgacacgcgcgagaaggaaggcagtgacggcagcgcagacggcagaagagaaggcaagaaggcggagtgcggatctgcggcggcggggacgAAGACCgccaaggcgaagaggagaaaaggagagaagaagggagagaaagggaaGGAAAATGTGCCAAAGAATGAAGGGCTCTCGCAGCCGCCTTCCCCCGcaccgccttcgctctcggtGCCAAACACTTCCTGCAGCCCAGTCCAACCCGCGAGTCTCCTCCCTGCCGAGGGCACCTGCAGAACAACGTCGCGACTGATTGCACTGCTTCGGCAGAAGTCtctctcgttttcctctcttcattcgccttcttctctctcttcgtctcccgctTCATCCCCGTTGCCGACTGCGCTCGCCTTGTCGcgttcttcgccgtcgctctcaggggaggaggctgcgctgcAAGAGCGACACCGCGAGAAGGGCAATCGCTTGTTGGCACTTTTGAAGCGTCAGGGCGAGAAGAACGGGAAGGGACAGGCGActttcctttcttcttcgtctgttCCTGCGCTCCATGCGTCGGCGTCGTTTCCTTCGGTTCACCGCGCctccctgcctcttctctcgtcttccttccatcccgcgcctctggcgcaCCGCGACAGCAGAAGCGCGGAGGGCTTCTGCGGAGAACGCAGCTGGAGGGagtcgacgccgccgacgcgagcgcaggcgcgcgcagcgagcggcgtgCTGGCACCTGCGTTTCCGCTTCCGGAGGCATTCCTCTCGCCAGGGGCGCTGCCACCCTTTAGACCCCCCACGCCGGGCGGGGAGACTGCCTGCGtttcggcgcccgcgcggccgtgtgaggcgccggcgcgggggaaTCCGGAGGGGAGAGGCACCGCCCGtaagggcgacggcgcaggatTTCAGCGCccgaaggagaagacgcgcgttCTTCTGGCTGCCAAAGAGCCGCGCACGAAGccgggcgtcggcgcctttCCGCCGTTCCCTCCTGCGCCGACGTTTGGGCTCTCAGCGCCAGGCACTTTCGCGCTGCCTGTCTTCATGCGGCCGCCGGACCCCTCGCAGGTTCCAGTCCCCTGCGCCTTCTTAGGGGCCGGCTGCGGGCAGAgcgcgaagggcgacgccgacgccgctgagCGACTGCGGCAGCCGAGCCCCGAGAAGCCGCGTCGAGTTGTCTGCGCGCTCGCGTAG